CTTCTTCCGCAAGGAACGATTCTCCTTCGTGCGCTACGACGGTAGCATGAAGAACGacgagagagaagagagcctACGTCGCCTCAGGGGTGACCCCAAGACGCGCATCCTGCTGTGCAGTCTCAAGTGCGGTAGTCTGGGACTCAACCTCACCGCGGCGACGCGTGTCGTCATCCTGGAGCCATTCTGGAACCCAGTACGTGTCTTTGTATCCGTAACTTGTTTGGAACAGTCTGCTAACATGACCTAGTTTGTTGAAGAACAAGCCATTGATCGTGTCCACCGTCTCACGCAGACCGTCGACGTCATCATCTACAAGCTCACCGTCACCAAGACGGTCGAGGAGCGTATCCTCGACCttcaggagaagaagcgtcTCCTTGCTGAGCAGGCCATCGAGGGTGGCATGCGCAAGGAGGGCTTCAAGCTTGGCCTCAACGAGATCATTGCCCTGTTCAAGCCAGGCTCTGCCCAGAACGATGATCTCCTCGGTCCCGCCAACGAAGATGGCGACAGCGTCGACGACAAGGGTCGTAGGGCCGCGGCTATGATCAAGCGAAGGCCCGGACGCCCGAGAAAGGAGGAGAGCGCCGTCTACGGGCGTAGGTGGTGAGCGTCTATGTACCATTGTGTGCAATTGGTTGCTTGGAAAGGGGCGGGGAGCTACGGATGGCGTGCATAGAGTGCATTGGACATGGCGTTGGAGGGTTTTTAGAACATGAGATACCGATAATGACATATGCACGAGTTTATCATGAAAGCACTACTGAATAACCCTGGTGCTATGGGATAAACATACTAGATCTAGATGGTTTACCGCTAGCCGGGAGACTGAAGTGTCTGGCGAGAGCAAACGACCGTTCTCTTTGAGAAGGAGTCCGACCTGATCTCAGAGCTCCTTAAACAAATTTAGAGGGCCCGTCAGTTTCTGCCCCCTGAGGACATTTGTTGCCTCCTATTCCAGTCAACTCTACTCGCTATAACTACTAACTAGATCTCAACTGTACAAATAGCAACAGTAGTTCTCGTGTTGAAGTTTAGTAGTTATTACAATATTCTTACAAAAGGCGTTGTCGAGTTTAGCCTTCATGTTGTCAAGTTTCTTGCCATCCTTCACTGTATGTTTTGGTGCCGATTAGCTGAAATTCACGTCTTCTCTTGCTAGCTACCTAGGCAGAAGCCGTCTCTTCCCTTCTTCTGCTCACAAACTCCTCATCCAGTCATCCATCACCCAAAGAATGAATGGTTGCGGCCGTGGTATCATACACGAAAGAACCCAAAAAAAGACGTGACGAGACAGACCTGGGGAAACCAACCACCCAACAGACACACATGTGCTATGTAGATCAAGTAAATTTAAGCAGAGCCAGTGGAGGGGAAAGAAACACCAAGGCTATGGAGAAATCCTCTTGTCGCTGTATCGACGACGGTTCCATGTCCTTCGCTCACAAGTACCTAGTACACACCACCGCTCTGGTAATAGCTGTCCGGTGCTGGGGCAGAGGGTCCATCGCCAGGCGGAACATAGGGCTTGTACTGAGGTTGACCGCCGCCAGCACCACCGCTCTGGCTAGGGAGACCATGGCGGGCATCGTAAGCAGCAGCGTTTCCGGGttgcagaggaggaggcgtcATGACGCTCTGAGGTGGGGGAGGGGCAGAACCGGTGGGAGCAGGGGGTGCTTGGCCATGAGGGTTGTAGCTTTGGTACTgaggttgctgctgttgctgggaGGTATAGGGGCCTGGTGGTGCTGTAGCATTGTCGGCTGTCTCATCGGGCGAGTATGCAGGACCTGGGTATGTCGAGGCTGGGTTGTTGGTTGCAATAGGTGAGTCGTAAACTGATGTTGCCAACTCCTGAGCTCCGTACGTGCTGCCTGGTCGACCGCCTACGGGGCCTTGAGCATAGGGGTTGGCGCCTTGGGGAGGATGAGAGTAGGGAGTGTAGTTCTGTGCGGGAGAGGTGCTGATGGGAGCAGGCTGTTTGCCGCCAGCGGGAGCCTCGTCTCTAGGGGGGAAGTGCTGCGAGCCAGGAGGGACTTCAGCTCCAGCTACATAGAAGGGTGCTTGGGGGTTCTGGCCCTGGTTTTGGAAGTTGggtggaggagatgaagcCTGATACTGAGGGCGGTCTGGGATATGTTGGTCAGTATAAGCGATGGAAGCGGCAATCGGGGTGACTAACCTCCTGGTCCGGGAGTATAGTATCGTGCTGGGTCCTGTGGAGGCGCTCCTTGAGGAGGATATCCGCCGGGCTGGGGATAGCCTTGACCTGGTGGACCTGGCCGCATGGCATACTGCTGATAGTTgggctgaggaggatgagccaTGGAAGACTCGAGCAGAGCCTCATAATCTCGGCACGCCTTGATAAACTTCTCGTTCAGTTGTGTGAAGTCATCTGCTCCACATTAGTGACATGACTTACGCCGCGACGATCCTATGACTTACCCTTCCTCTGCGAGTACTTCTCGATCAGCTTGATAAGCTTTGGCCGAATAGCGAGAGTCTGGTGATATAGCTTCTGCCGGGTTGTTAGCATATTTGAGCACAGGAAGCTCAAGACCAGAGACTTACGCCAATCTCCTCATTATCCTCATCTCTGGGTGCCGTGTTGGAGGTGCTCAGCAAAGtgagcagcttctcgacATTCTTGATCTCGCCAAACACCTCTGATTCCATCTGAGCCTCGCGCTGCAACTCGTCCGGCGTGGGGTCGGCCAGCTTTTCGACATAGTTGAGTGGGAAGATACCCGTCTTGCCTCTGAGAGAGCCCCTCCACCAGTCCTTGTAAACGCTTTCCAGAACCGCAATTATATCACCCTTCTTGAACTCGAGCTCACCAGGTTCCGAAGGCACAAAGTCGAAGAGGGCACGCACTCGGCTAACGGTGGCAGCTGTGGTGCCGGCGGGCACGGGAGGGGGGGGACTCTCTGTCTGAGCACTGGGTCCGGCTTGTGTGCTTGGGCCGGCGGCGGCAACCTTcttgcgctcctcctcctgtaGACTCAGCTTGAGTGCCATCTGCagctcgtcctcctccttctggcGATCCAGGTCGGTGAGACCCTGCTTTTGGGGCGCACTCGGGGGCTGGAGGTTTGGGTTGCTTCGTGTGACACGGTGGTAGGCCTCGCTCATGATGCCCAGTTCGGGGTCGTCGCTAAACATGTCGGACCAGCTCTTCATGTGCTCGATGATCTTGGACTTGACTTGTGTGTGCGTGTTACGGTCGTTGgcgagacggaggagggCGTCGGTGAAGGCGCGGCTAGACAGTTCGCGGTGCATGCTCTTACCGCAGTTTTGCGCAAGCGCATGAGCGAGCTATATCGGAGTTAGTTGGAGACAGGCAGGTTGTGAACAGGCTCCAGCGTACCTCGAGGGTGTAAAGCTGGACATTTGCGTTGCGATGCGCGAGGCGCCTGATGATGCTCTGGACGGCCTCCTTAGGGCCGTTTTGGTCGCCCGAGACCTTGTCGCAGACCTCGATAATAGCGCCCCAGTCCTCAGAGGTGAAGCTTTCGTCAGTCGCCTTGACTGTCCTGGAGTTAGCATATGGGCAAAAAAGAGGTGCCTAGCTAGACGCCTTTGCATGACGAAGCTCGAGACGAGGAGCGGATAACGTACTGACGACATCGTCGTAAGGGCCTGCAGCTGAGGCTCGAAACATGATGGTTGGTGCTGCCAAGCAGGCTGCTGTCTTTTGGGTATCAAGCTATCGGTGGGTGCGGGCAGGTCTCGGCGGGGAAAGGGGACTGCAAGAGCAGCGTCGGGTCGAGATGCCGAGGTGTTTTGGTTTGACTGGATGCCTGGGGTATCTAGGTATGGAGCGTATCAAGGGAGATGGTGTAGgtgtaggtaggtagttgggtaggttgttggtggtgatgatgtgaGGACAGGAACCCCAGTTTATCGTCGGTCGTCGGCGTCGTTGCGCAAGTGGCTCTCCACACGTCACTCTGGCTGAATAGAACAGAGCGGTCCCTCAGGCCTTTCTTTTCTGTTCCTTTTGGCGAGAAGTCGTCGTGGACTGCAGGGATATGGATGGTCAATAAGAGAGATTGGCTTTGGGACTCCAAGGCTGCGTGGGCGGATGTTTAAACAGGCTTCCAGGTCcgtccttccttccttcgcCGCGCTGTTCGTCATCCATGGGAATCAGCGGGGCTTAGCTGCCTTCCCGCCGGTTCACTTTGCTCTGGCCAGTCAGACCAGGCAGAGAGAGCTCTGGGCTCAGCTCTCCCCTCCCAGCAAGGCCACGCACGCGCCACACAAGCACTAGCCCGAGCTACCTCCAAGATACCCATGCAATCTCCACATACGGGTTGGAATACGTGTATTTCTCATCTCGCTCTTTCGGTTCCGAGCCCGAGGTGCCACAATTGGAGAAGCAGACGCCACACCAAAGACGTCACGAGCCCGCGGACGCGCAACTGGCCGCGACCGAGTCCTACAggtgggaggggagggaaCAAATTCACGACAGAGGACGCCTCAGCTATCAAGGACTCTAACATTGGATAGGTCAGTATCGACTCGACGTAACCTGATAGTAACCTGACTTCCGAGTCCGAGATCAGAGCCCTGCAGTCAGCCCTGGCTAGACCCCGTCCCTCGTCAAAGCAACGAAAAACTCCGTATCCATTCTGTGCTTCCAAGTTGTAATGCATACCTACAAGCCCCCGTTGACGCCAAATCACTTCATCAACAGCAAGTCACCTCCTACATACCTAGCCAAGTGACACCCATGCGCCATCCTGCCAGCAACTCCTGGGTCCTCGAAATAAACCTACGTGCTCTGCTCTAGATGGCTCCCGTatatcttcctcctcttgtctGAAGCAAGTTGATGCTGTATCTGTCCGTCGTGTAAATGGCTTGAGTATGCCGAAAAAGCACATAAAATGTACACAAGCTGTTGTTGTTCAGGGCCTTTACCACCCTCGTCGCGAGGCGCTGCGGCTCTCGTATCCCGCTCGGTCAGAGCCGATGCCTGGCGCGCCCTGGGCACTACTCCGTCCCTCTTCAATGCTCCGTCGGCCTTGGGCATCCATCTCTGAGAGATCAAAGACTAATGGCTCTTCACCGACAgagtcatcatctccacGTCCCGGCCGGTTGATGGATCCAGTGAAGCTTCCACGCGAAGACTGCGGTGGCGTCTGCCTGTGTGAAGGCATTCCCATATATCGGCGTCGTCCAAAGGGAGAGCTGGATGTCACCGCTGGGATGAGCCCTTCAGGAGGGTTGTCTTCCGAGAGTCCTTGTTGCATCATTTCTGGTGGGTCAGTACTCTCGATCTCGGCAGCTGGCTGGAGTCTGCTCGACTCCCTTGCCGTTgactcctcctccagctgcgCCTGTCGGCCCCGCAAGATGCTCAGGCTGGGCACCTCTCTGTCATCCGCCCCCAAGCTGATGCTGCGATGCGCAAATGCCAGGTCcgtctcatcttcatcagccATCGCGCGGTTCTGTAATGCGACAGAGCTCGCCCGTCGCTGGTAGGTCCCCAGTCGTGGTGACAGGGGTATATCGATGGCTCCAGTACCATCTTGAGTGACCGTGTTCTCCCTAATGGGCCCGGGCAGGGCACTATCTGGCGCCTGCCTCTGCTGTGCAGCGATCCGGCCTTGGTTGTTGTAGTCAATGATCGAATTCTCGCTTAGCCGAGATGGGATCGCTGGAGTGTGAGGTGTATGTGGCGATAAAGGCTTTCCTGGAGATGACGACGCAGACATGGACGCTGGTGCTACCATCCCCGGCACACTTGTCAGCTGCCGGCTAGAGGAGCTTGATGATCGATGCATCTGCACCGACGATGTCATCGACTCAGTAAGAGCGTTGTTGGAGTCCTTCATCATGTGAAACCGGGAAAGCTGTGCCACCGTCCTGTTTGTGGCCGATTCTCCCTTTTTCGAAGGCTCAAAGCTCTTTAGCGTCTTCTTGCTGTCGAgtgccttgaggaactcggAGATGTTATCATCCTCGTTCTGGAGCGACTCGGAGCTGGTGCCGGCGACTTCAGCGAGAAGTCCCGAGCCTGGCTGGACCACTGATGAAGCCAGACTCTGTCTTCCACTGCTGCcctgctcatcatcacccgCCCTGCTGGCACCTCCAAACGACAGGCGACCACGGCGGTGGGTAAAGCTGCTGCTGTATCGGCTTGTCGAGGCCGGCCGAGGAGACCCGGTGACGGCGTTGTCGACAGACTGAGGGGGCCCACCCCGTAGAGATGCCGGCATACCGGCCGTGAGGGACGTGCGGTTGCCTGGTTGCCGAAGAGACGGGATCATCCCCGGGCGCGTCAGGGACTGGGGAGAGGCTGGCTCGGGCTCGATCTGGCGGGGAACGGGCGATCCCGACAACGAGCCAGCCTTGAACGGCTGAAATGATACTGATGGCCTGCGACTATGAGGAGTTTCCGTTCGTGCCGGCACTCGGGTTGAGCCCTGCCGAGTTGGTAACGAGTTTGGCCCATCCACCTCATTGTGCACTGGTAGAGAACCAGGAGGTGAGCTGGTGTCAGATCCAGGGGCCCGTACTGCCCTCAGCGCTGAGATGGGGCTGGTACCCAAAGGAACGTTTCCATGGAACGTCGAAAGGCTTCCATAAACCTGTTGCATATCACTCAGATTCGGGCGTGCACGGTTATCTCGTAATGACCCGACCTCGGCCATCGGCACACGCGGCCTATCAGTCTGCTGAGGAAGTGAAGGTCGGAAGAAGTTTTCGTCTACGCCCATGAAACGAGAGCTCAATAGGGCCTCAGAGTCATCGACCCGGAAGTTGCAGTCGTTACGATACGTAACAACAGTGCTCAGTCGTCCCACGGGAATCTCCAAATCACCAAACATGTACTCTGTTACGTTATCTGGTCTCCCATCGATGGAAAACCGTAGTTGATCATATCGTGGACGCTCTGAATCGGACATGCGTACTCTGCATCGAGGGGTAAGTGCTGGATGGGAGCTCTTAGCTGGTCCCTGGCTAGCAAACTTCCACGCTGGAAGCAGGCGGGTGGCGGTGAAGAGTGAGCggaagaagacgatggcCTTTTTGTAAACGGTGGGCAGGATGAGGCCAAAGTCGGTGGGCGGCATGCCCGCGTGCTTGAGTTCAACTTTCCATCTCTCAATGATGACCTCAGAACTCCTCCGGGATGCGCCAGAGGAGCTGTCGGTCGAGGACCCTGAGGAGTTGAGCTGCTCCATCACGTCCCATCTTTTGCCATTCTCATCAACAATGACGAGACTTTGACTTTCTTTTAAGCGAGATGTGTCCAGATACACCTCGATAACCATCGCAGGTGGGTGGTTCTCGAAACTGCCACAGGTCTTCCAGATCTTGAGATCATCTCTAAAGTCGTCAATCTCATCCGTCTCGATTTGGAACTATTCATTGGTCAGCAACACACCACCGTAGAAGAGCCAGTAGACATACCCATTTGTTAGGTTTCCGTGCGCCGTTGGCTCCTCGTGCAGGCTTGATCTTAATACGGGAATCGAGGACTAATGTTGCTGTCTTTGCATAGAAATTCTGCAGATGAAGCATCAGCACCTCGGGATCGAGCTCAATGTATCCATCCCATTCGTACCTGTATTATCTgatcgagcttcttgatagAATCGGCGGGAAGTCCCACAGGCGGTGGGGTCTCAAGAGTCGGTGATCTCGGAGCATCTCTACTTGAGAAAGATGACCCAGCGCGAGGCCGGGAGCCCAACGCGGCTTCTCGGGCAGTATTTGATCGGGGGAGATTCGTCTGGGGCTTCGCGCCGGGGCTCGAGACCCGTGCCGGGACTCGGGGTTGTTGATGCATTGTAGGTGGTGGTGTGCGCGGAGGGTCGTGGTAGGTGTCGGGAGGGAATGATCACAAACGTATAGGGATCTTGGTCGGCCAACGGACCTGCTCATCCATGGTTCATATCTCTGGGAGCAGGATGGTCGGGAGCGGAGAGGGTTTCAAGGGAttggcgagcttcttgagtAAAGTTGTATCGGTCCGGGGTCGGTCAGGGACAGGCGCATGAAAGTgggaaataaaaaatacacTTTGATGCCGACGGTGAGCTGGCGACTCAGGCTTGGGCCGTTGACAGCAAGATGCAGGCGCAAAGTTAGAGGGAAATGGGGATAAGCGCAAGGCAGCCAGACGCAGCCGCCAGGGTTGTCGTCAATGAAGGTACAGGATGGGTGAGCAAAGAGGGCCTAGCACTGCACTGTCCTGTCCCACGCAAGGGTAGGTAGGGCTAGCTCGGTTTGTTTGTGTAGTTGTTGTATGTCTGTGCCCGTGACGATttggatggtgatggtcgGGTTGCTGCAGCGTTCGTCCCGTCGCTGCAGCCGCAACAAAAGTCTAGATGAAAGAGACGAGTTGCTTACTCGAGTCGATGGAGATGGCAGACAGAGCAGAGTAGAGCAGATGGAGGTCACGACGTCGCAAGAACCAAGGGCCTCGTGATGGGCGACCGGGAGTGGATTGGACGGGCGGCTGTCGTCATCGGCTGGAGCCGCACGTCACAGGTCCATATGCGTCTCTCTCTGAGTCGAGCCTGCGTCAATGCTGGGATGTAATGAGTCGCTCCCGATTATGGTGAGCTAATGGATGTCCAAAGTTCTTGATACAAAGACTGATTATGCTGCAGCCTTGTCAGGCGGCAATTGAAGGATGAGAGGAGACGAAGACGCGGATGAGACGGGGTCGAGAGAGAGACGAGATAACGACAATGGATGGACCTTGGCTCCGGCAAACGGATCCATTGGATCCATCCTCCACTGCCTGCCTCGATCGCCTGCGTTGCCGAATGGGGGATCACCATCCAAAGTGGACGGCCACTGAGCATGGCCCTCCAGGGGACGTGGTCAGTGCGGTTCAGTGGATGCTTCGAATCGCGTCTGGGCGGTGGGTACCCCTGCAGGGTGCTGACTTCCAGCGCTTTGATTGCTCCCGGCCGGCGCCTGTTCTCGGCCCCCACAGCCGGCGACCTCTTCTACACCTTTGGAGACGGGAGTCCTACACTCCACCACTCCTCCGTGGCATCACTCAGGGTCTCCCTCTCCGCAGAGGTTCTCGCCTCTCATCAGGCAACATCAGGGCATGGACAAGCATTGAACAAGCACCTTGCTCTACATGGGAAACGTGcagctccctcctcctcgctctgGTTGGCTCGTGATGGACGCTGTGACAGTTCACAGAGCAAACGAGTCACGGTAGGTTGACTCATGGCCGCTTCTCCCCCCGCCTTCCAAGCCTTTGAGGTGAGGTGGGCTTATCTCGCTTCAGGCGCTTTCGAGATAAGCTGCCTGGCCTGACCACCTCCTCATCCGAGGATGGACTTTTGCTCCTATATCTTCTCTTTCCAGTCTAGCCTGTTGGTAGATCGTAGATGGTCTTTGGTGCTACAGACCCCGCAGATCCATATTCACATGAATGGGCCCATTCATGGTGGTGTTGCCATGCTCATGGATCCATTCTTCTCATGTTGTCTTTGTATCCCTTGAGAGCCATGACAACGTATTGCTGGAGTAACGGCGCACTGATTGATAGTAGCGCATTTCTTTGTCCCACGGACGTATGCTATACTTTGAGCATGAGGCATGAAAGAACTGTGACAATCAATGCTATCGAGGTTGGCCCTTGAGCCATCAGACCTGCATGGTGATATGGGTAGTCTGTTGAGATTACGGCCACCTTGAACAGTTATGCTTAGCATAACCTTTACTTCTAAAGGCTATAGCTTTCTACGTCCCTGACTTCACATGTCCCATTCAAACATGAATGTATATACATTGTCCTCGGCTAGATAGCCACGGTTAAGCCAATAGATACGGGGAAACGTAaactcaacaccatctacTCAGCACTCAACTTCTTCAACCTGGTCAAGTTCCTCTCGAGTCCTATGCTCCTCGAATGCAAACCAATCCAATATCCTCCCTCACGTAGCCTGGGATTTATTACCTCGTCCCTTCCCCCCTCTGCCTCGACCacttcctcctcgaccacTGACCGATGGCCGGCTATTGGCGTTGGCACCGGctcctccgccgccgccttgcCCACCATCTATTGCCGCTTCACCGGCATTCTTGGCCTTCACCCCTCTGCCTCGCCTGCCTCGTCGCGCCCCCTTGCTCTCCTTATCTCTGCTCTCCTTCTGCTTCCGtctggcctcctcctcttgtgTCCGCCGGCTCTCCTGGTCCCACCACTCTTGAAACGCCTGTTCTTG
The window above is part of the Fusarium falciforme chromosome 3, complete sequence genome. Proteins encoded here:
- a CDS encoding Class E vacuolar protein-sorting machinery protein HSE1, with the translated sequence MFRASAAGPYDDVVIKATDESFTSEDWGAIIEVCDKVSGDQNGPKEAVQSIIRRLAHRNANVQLYTLELAHALAQNCGKSMHRELSSRAFTDALLRLANDRNTHTQVKSKIIEHMKSWSDMFSDDPELGIMSEAYHRVTRSNPNLQPPSAPQKQGLTDLDRQKEEDELQMALKLSLQEEERKKVAAAGPSTQAGPSAQTESPPPPVPAGTTAATVSRVRALFDFVPSEPGELEFKKGDIIAVLESVYKDWWRGSLRGKTGIFPLNYVEKLADPTPDELQREAQMESEVFGEIKNVEKLLTLLSTSNTAPRDEDNEEIGKLYHQTLAIRPKLIKLIEKYSQRKDDFTQLNEKFIKACRDYEALLESSMAHPPQPNYQQYAMRPGPPGQGYPQPGGYPPQGAPPQDPARYYTPGPGDRPQYQASSPPPNFQNQGQNPQAPFYVAGAEVPPGSQHFPPRDEAPAGGKQPAPISTSPAQNYTPYSHPPQGANPYAQGPVGGRPGSTYGAQELATSVYDSPIATNNPASTYPGPAYSPDETADNATAPPGPYTSQQQQQPQYQSYNPHGQAPPAPTGSAPPPPQSVMTPPPLQPGNAAAYDARHGLPSQSGGAGGGQPQYKPYVPPGDGPSAPAPDSYYQSGGVY
- a CDS encoding Autophagy-related protein 13; its protein translation is MHQQPRVPARVSSPGAKPQTNLPRSNTAREAALGSRPRAGSSFSSRDAPRSPTLETPPPVGLPADSIKKLDQIIQNFYAKTATLVLDSRIKIKPARGANGARKPNKWFQIETDEIDDFRDDLKIWKTCGSFENHPPAMVIEVYLDTSRLKESQSLVIVDENGKRWDVMEQLNSSGSSTDSSSGASRRSSEVIIERWKVELKHAGMPPTDFGLILPTVYKKAIVFFRSLFTATRLLPAWKFASQGPAKSSHPALTPRCRVRMSDSERPRYDQLRFSIDGRPDNVTEYMFGDLEIPVGRLSTVVTYRNDCNFRVDDSEALLSSRFMGVDENFFRPSLPQQTDRPRVPMAEVGSLRDNRARPNLSDMQQVYGSLSTFHGNVPLGTSPISALRAVRAPGSDTSSPPGSLPVHNEVDGPNSLPTRQGSTRVPARTETPHSRRPSVSFQPFKAGSLSGSPVPRQIEPEPASPQSLTRPGMIPSLRQPGNRTSLTAGMPASLRGGPPQSVDNAVTGSPRPASTSRYSSSFTHRRGRLSFGGASRAGDDEQGSSGRQSLASSVVQPGSGLLAEVAGTSSESLQNEDDNISEFLKALDSKKTLKSFEPSKKGESATNRTVAQLSRFHMMKDSNNALTESMTSSVQMHRSSSSSSRQLTSVPGMVAPASMSASSSPGKPLSPHTPHTPAIPSRLSENSIIDYNNQGRIAAQQRQAPDSALPGPIRENTVTQDGTGAIDIPLSPRLGTYQRRASSVALQNRAMADEDETDLAFAHRSISLGADDREVPSLSILRGRQAQLEEESTARESSRLQPAAEIESTDPPEMMQQGLSEDNPPEGLIPAVTSSSPFGRRRYMGMPSHRQTPPQSSRGSFTGSINRPGRGDDDSVGEEPLVFDLSEMDAQGRRSIEEGRSSAQGAPGIGSDRAGYESRSASRRGW